The following coding sequences are from one Streptomyces sp. NBC_01232 window:
- a CDS encoding ACP S-malonyltransferase: MLVLVAPGQGAQTPGFLTPWLELPGAADRVAAWSDAIGLDLAHYGTNADAEEIRDTAVAQPLLVAAGLLSASALGSPAAFGAVAGHSVGEITAAAYAGVLSEGDALSFVRTRGLGMAEAAAVTETGMAAVLGGDRDVVVAHLEKLGLTPANINGAGQIVAAGTMEQIAALEADKPEGSMKVVALKVAGAFHTHHMAPAVATLAKAAEALTPADPALKYVSNKDGLVVTTGADVVARLVGQVANPVRWDLCMETFAELGVTGIIELCPGGTLTGLAKRALKGVPSVGLKTPDDLDKAAALIADLTA; encoded by the coding sequence GTGCTCGTACTCGTCGCTCCCGGCCAAGGCGCTCAGACGCCCGGCTTCCTGACTCCCTGGCTCGAACTTCCCGGTGCCGCCGACCGCGTCGCCGCGTGGTCGGACGCCATCGGGCTGGACCTTGCCCACTACGGCACGAACGCTGACGCCGAAGAGATCCGCGACACGGCCGTGGCCCAGCCCCTGCTGGTCGCCGCCGGTCTGCTGTCCGCCTCGGCGCTCGGTTCCCCGGCCGCCTTCGGCGCGGTCGCGGGCCACAGCGTCGGTGAGATCACCGCCGCCGCCTACGCCGGCGTCCTGTCCGAGGGCGACGCGCTGTCGTTCGTCCGGACCCGCGGCCTGGGCATGGCCGAGGCCGCCGCCGTCACCGAGACCGGCATGGCCGCGGTCCTCGGCGGTGACCGCGACGTGGTCGTCGCACACCTGGAGAAGCTGGGTCTGACGCCCGCCAACATCAACGGCGCGGGTCAGATCGTGGCCGCCGGCACCATGGAGCAGATCGCTGCCCTGGAGGCCGACAAGCCCGAAGGCTCCATGAAGGTCGTCGCCCTCAAGGTCGCGGGCGCCTTCCACACGCATCACATGGCCCCCGCCGTCGCCACGCTGGCCAAGGCCGCCGAGGCGCTCACCCCGGCGGACCCGGCGCTGAAGTACGTCTCGAACAAGGACGGCCTCGTCGTCACCACGGGCGCCGACGTCGTCGCCCGCCTGGTCGGCCAGGTCGCCAACCCGGTCCGCTGGGACCTGTGCATGGAGACGTTCGCCGAGCTGGGCGTCACGGGGATCATCGAGCTCTGCCCCGGTGGCACCCTGACGGGTCTGGCCAAGCGCGCGCTGAAGGGCGTACCGAGCGTGGGTCTGAAGACCCCGGACGATCTCGACAAGGCCGCGGCGCTCATCGCCGACCTGACGGCCTGA
- a CDS encoding ketoacyl-ACP synthase III, with the protein MSKIKPAKGSPYARILGVGGYRPTRVVPNEVILETIDSSDEWIRSRSGIATRHWASPEETVAAMSVEASGKALADAGVAPEQIGAVIVSTVSHFKQTPAVATEIAHRIGSGKPAAFDISAGCAGFGYGLTLAKGLVVEGSAEYVLVIGVERLSDLTDLEDRATAFLFGDGAGAVVVGPSDEPAIGPTVWGSEGDKSETIKQTVPWDEYLGKDGGEKFPAITQEGQAVFRWAVFEMAKVAQQALDAAGITADDLDVFIPHQANMRIIDSMVKTLKLPEHVTVARDVETTGNTSAASIPLAMERLLATGAAKSGDTALVIGFGAGLVYAATVVTLP; encoded by the coding sequence ATGTCCAAGATCAAGCCGGCCAAGGGCTCCCCCTACGCCCGCATCCTCGGTGTCGGCGGTTACCGCCCGACCCGTGTGGTGCCCAACGAGGTCATCCTCGAGACCATCGACTCGTCCGACGAGTGGATCCGCTCCCGCTCCGGCATCGCGACCCGGCACTGGGCCTCGCCCGAGGAGACCGTCGCCGCGATGTCGGTGGAGGCCTCGGGGAAGGCGCTGGCCGACGCCGGTGTCGCCCCGGAGCAGATCGGTGCCGTGATCGTCTCGACGGTCTCGCACTTCAAGCAGACCCCGGCCGTCGCGACCGAGATCGCGCACCGGATCGGCTCGGGCAAGCCCGCCGCCTTCGACATCTCCGCGGGCTGTGCCGGATTCGGCTACGGCCTGACCCTGGCCAAGGGCCTGGTCGTCGAAGGCTCCGCGGAGTACGTCCTCGTCATCGGCGTGGAGCGGCTCTCGGACCTGACCGACCTGGAGGACCGCGCGACGGCCTTCCTGTTCGGTGACGGCGCCGGCGCCGTCGTCGTCGGTCCCTCGGACGAGCCGGCCATCGGCCCCACGGTGTGGGGTTCGGAGGGCGACAAGTCCGAGACGATCAAGCAGACCGTGCCGTGGGACGAGTACCTCGGCAAGGACGGCGGCGAGAAGTTTCCGGCCATCACCCAGGAGGGCCAGGCGGTCTTCCGCTGGGCCGTCTTCGAGATGGCCAAGGTGGCCCAGCAGGCGCTCGACGCCGCCGGGATCACCGCGGACGACCTGGACGTCTTCATTCCGCACCAGGCGAACATGCGGATCATCGACTCGATGGTGAAGACTCTGAAGCTGCCGGAGCACGTCACGGTCGCCCGTGACGTGGAGACCACCGGCAACACCTCGGCCGCCTCGATCCCGCTCGCTATGGAGCGGCTCCTGGCGACCGGAGCGGCGAAGAGCGGCGACACCGCGCTCGTCATCGGCTTCGGGGCGGGACTCGTCTACGCCGCGACGGTCGTTACCCTCCCCTAG
- a CDS encoding acyl carrier protein, with product MAATQEEIVEGLAEIVNEIAGIPTEDVAIEKSFTDDLDVDSLSMVEVVVAAEERFDVKIPDEDVKNLKTVGDAADYILKHQA from the coding sequence ATGGCCGCCACGCAGGAAGAGATCGTCGAGGGTCTCGCGGAGATCGTCAACGAGATCGCCGGTATCCCCACCGAGGACGTCGCGATCGAGAAGTCCTTCACCGACGACCTGGACGTCGACTCGCTCTCCATGGTCGAGGTCGTCGTCGCCGCCGAAGAGCGCTTCGACGTCAAGATCCCGGACGAGGACGTCAAGAACCTCAAGACGGTCGGCGACGCCGCTGACTACATCCTGAAGCACCAGGCCTGA
- a CDS encoding beta-ketoacyl-[acyl-carrier-protein] synthase family protein: MSPTNRTVVVTGIGATTPLGGDSASTWEGLLAGRSGVKPLEGERFAELPVRIAARAAVDPSEVLPRPLARKLDRSAQFAVIAAREAWADAGYTTPAGEETEEGAFVAPERLGTVIASGIGGVTTLLDQYDVLKDKGVRRVSPHTVPMLMPNGPSANVGLEVNAQAGVHTPVSACASGAEAIGYAVEMIRTGRADVVVAGGTEAAIHPLPIAAFANMMAMSKNNENPEQASRPYDKGRDGFVLGEGAGVVILESAEHAAARGARVYCEVLGQGLSADSHHIAQPEPTGRGVAAAVQNLLDNTGLDPAELVHLNAHATSTPQGDTAELKALRKVLGDDLDHIAISATKSMTGHLLGGAGGIETVATVLALYNRLAPPTINVDELDEDIDADIIVGEPRKLPADGPISAINNSFGFGGHNVTLAFRTV, translated from the coding sequence GTGAGCCCGACCAATCGCACCGTGGTCGTCACCGGTATCGGCGCAACCACTCCGCTGGGTGGCGACAGCGCTTCGACCTGGGAAGGTCTGCTTGCCGGCCGTTCCGGCGTCAAGCCCCTGGAGGGCGAGCGCTTCGCCGAACTCCCGGTACGCATCGCCGCTCGGGCCGCCGTCGACCCGAGTGAAGTCCTGCCCCGGCCGCTGGCCCGCAAGCTGGACCGCTCTGCCCAGTTCGCCGTCATCGCCGCCCGCGAGGCGTGGGCCGACGCCGGTTACACCACCCCGGCCGGCGAAGAGACGGAAGAGGGCGCCTTCGTCGCTCCCGAGCGTCTGGGCACCGTGATCGCCTCCGGCATCGGCGGTGTCACCACCCTGCTCGACCAGTACGACGTCCTGAAGGACAAGGGCGTGCGCCGGGTCTCCCCGCACACCGTCCCCATGCTCATGCCGAACGGCCCGTCGGCCAACGTCGGCCTGGAGGTCAACGCCCAGGCGGGCGTGCACACTCCGGTCAGCGCCTGCGCCTCCGGCGCCGAGGCCATCGGTTACGCCGTCGAGATGATCCGTACCGGCCGTGCCGACGTGGTCGTCGCGGGCGGTACCGAGGCTGCGATCCACCCGCTGCCGATCGCCGCGTTCGCCAACATGATGGCGATGTCCAAGAACAACGAGAACCCCGAGCAGGCCTCCCGCCCGTACGACAAGGGCCGTGACGGCTTCGTACTCGGCGAGGGCGCGGGCGTCGTCATCCTGGAGTCCGCAGAGCACGCCGCCGCGCGCGGCGCCCGGGTCTACTGCGAGGTGCTGGGCCAGGGTCTGTCCGCGGACAGCCACCACATCGCGCAGCCTGAGCCCACCGGCCGCGGTGTCGCGGCCGCGGTGCAGAACCTGCTCGACAACACGGGTCTCGACCCGGCCGAGCTGGTCCACCTGAACGCGCACGCCACGTCGACCCCGCAGGGTGACACGGCCGAGCTGAAGGCCCTGCGCAAGGTGCTGGGCGACGACCTCGACCACATCGCGATCTCCGCGACCAAGTCGATGACCGGTCACCTGCTGGGCGGTGCGGGCGGTATCGAGACCGTCGCGACCGTGCTGGCGCTGTACAACCGGCTGGCCCCGCCGACGATCAACGTCGACGAGCTCGACGAGGACATCGACGCGGACATCATCGTGGGCGAGCCGCGCAAGCTGCCGGCCGACGGTCCGATCTCCGCGATCAACAACTCCTTCGGCTTCGGCGGCCACAACGTGACCCTGGCTTTCCGCACGGTCTAG